Proteins from a genomic interval of Burkholderiales bacterium:
- a CDS encoding DUF3606 domain-containing protein encodes MLTHTTGLVPPDASRVGLEEEWEVSYWCTRYGLSDQELRTCIAEVGPRTEDVEAYLRRTGRGKQIFSNTGED; translated from the coding sequence ATGCTCACGCATACGACAGGGCTCGTGCCGCCGGACGCTTCGCGCGTCGGCCTGGAAGAGGAATGGGAAGTCAGCTATTGGTGCACCCGCTACGGGCTCAGCGACCAGGAGCTGCGCACCTGTATTGCCGAAGTCGGGCCCCGCACGGAGGACGTCGAGGCTTACCTGCGGCGGACCGGCCGCGGCAAGCAGATTTTCAGCAATACCGGCGAGGATTGA
- the trxC gene encoding thioredoxin TrxC, which translates to MSEALHVVCPQCSTVNRVLQERLGPGAKCGQCKQPLFRGEPIELDASNFDAQIGKGDLPVAVDFWAAWCGPCRMMAPHFARAAQEVEPVMRLAKLDTEAAPQVAGRYGIRGIPTVIVFRKGQEIARQSGAMQNPMLTDWLRSVARKTGV; encoded by the coding sequence ATGAGCGAAGCCCTACACGTCGTATGCCCGCAGTGCAGCACCGTGAACCGGGTGCTGCAGGAGCGCCTCGGCCCCGGCGCGAAGTGCGGCCAGTGCAAGCAGCCGCTGTTTCGCGGCGAGCCGATCGAGCTCGACGCGTCGAATTTCGACGCGCAGATCGGGAAGGGCGACCTGCCGGTAGCGGTGGATTTCTGGGCCGCCTGGTGCGGGCCGTGCAGGATGATGGCGCCGCATTTCGCGCGCGCCGCGCAGGAGGTCGAGCCTGTCATGCGGCTCGCCAAGCTCGACACCGAAGCCGCGCCGCAGGTCGCAGGGCGCTACGGCATCCGCGGGATACCGACGGTGATCGTCTTCAGGAAAGGGCAGGAGATCGCCAGGCAGTCGGGCGCGATGCAGAACCCGATGCTGACCGACTGGCTGAGAAGCGTCGCTCGAAAAACCGGGGTCTGA